GACAACGTCACCTtgttagtaatttcaccatgggcATAGCTATCTAGGAGATCGTTCCTTCCGTGAAACATTTTACGGGTCCAACTAAAAGATGGGTGTGGTAATCCGATTACTCTCTGCCTCTCAAACATCTGGGAAGAGTGATTGCTGCCCCCACTTCAAGGgtaaataaacatttactcaaaatatattatatgtgTATAAAACAAAGTTCTCAATCTCATACTTACATATACTCATTTCGCAGCTTATCTGATCAAATAATGATTACTATTGGCTGCTGACCTCCAGGGGTCGTTGTTATCATGTTCAatcgctctcttttttcttcgttcttctagaactttttattttcaaccGTAACTTTTCTTTAGTATTTACTTTTATGAGATTTTGTTCCCTTGCTTGTTGCACCATACAATATATCGACTGCAGTGCACAAGGGTCAGTGGCCAATCATTTGTCTAGATAATGACACGTTCCATCAACTTCTCGTAGCCTTTGGGCCGCCTGCTCGGGCGTGAGATCCCGCTGAGCCATAGCCAGCAGCTCAAATCCAACCATAAATTTGCGAACCGTTGCGGACCGCAGAAGCGGTGGATAGTAGATGGCATGAAGCGTCCAGTGTGCGCTAGAGGCGTGGGCATGCTCGGGTCCCGTCGGTGCACCATGCCAGCCCATGGAGTAGGGGAACGAGCATTGGAAAAGATTGTCATATTTGGTGGTCAGCTCCTTGATGGTCACGGCCAGATTGTATCGCTGATCCAGGGTCAGATCATTGATgcgcttgttgttgttgcgcgaGATTAGCATCGTCTCGAAGGGCCAGGTGGCCCAGAAGGGAACGACCACCAGCCAGTCGGGATTCTCGATGACAATGCGCTCTCTCCGCTGCAGCTCCCGCTCCACATAGTCGCCCAACAGAGGTCTGTCGTTTGTGGCATAATAGGCGCGCAGTCGCTCCTGCTTCAGCTGCGGTTCTGTGGGCAGAAACGAGCACGACCAGATCTGGCAATGCGGATGAGGATTCGAGCAGCCCATGGCAGCTCCCTTGTTCTCGAATATCTGCACCCAGGCATACTTGGAGCTCAGCTCGTTGAATTGATTGATCCATCTGATGGGAgggaaattatgaaattagcATTTGGGATTGTCTTATCTCCAGGCCATATAACTTACTCGTTGATAACAACGACAATTTCCGCGGCAGTCATCGTAGGCAAGGTGAGGTTTGACTTGGGATGGAAGCACATAACGCGACAGTTCCCACGCGCTGGCGCCACCTGGAACAGGGGATCATCGCTGTTGGGTGGTGCCGGTACCTGCTCCACCAAGGCCGGAAAGTCGTTCTCAAAGACGTAGGTGCTCTCGTAAGCGGGCGTTTGCTAGAACAGGGAACACAAAAACATGTCAGATAGGCAATTATTTAGTAGGATTTAAAGGTTTTTTACAATTCCGTTGGGTCGCGTAACGCCAGGACAAAGGGGATTGGTGGGATCAAAGTCGGGAAGTTCGTTCTTCTGTGCCTTCTCCTGCTGTCCCGACCAGGGTCGTTGCGTGCGATGAGGGCAGACAAGTACCCATGTTCCGGTGAGGGGATTTAGCCGCCTATGCTGGTGttctgcaaaaaaagaaacaaaaaacgagactTGAGAGAAGATTCCGTGTCCCTTTCTCACGTGGTGCCTACCAGTGGCAACAAACTGCATCGTGTCGAACCTCTCGCACTCGTATCGGCCTCAAATCAGATTATGAAAACTGTTTACAGTTACTTTTGCGCTATTCCGTTCTGTTCTGGTCCGCTCTGTTCAGCATTTGGGGTGGTCCACGAGACCGCGCAATGTGAAGTAACTGACCGAGTTACGATTACGCTGGCTGCGGCGGTTTGTTCATGCTTCTGGAGCAAGCACAGTTGAGTTTTTTTGATTCGCGAAGCgcacttttccctttttgcattattaatgctctctcctctttgctctctcccactctcagtTGGTGGAACTGTTTTTATTAGCTTTATCTCTCCCACACATCGCCACACACAGCTGGCTATGCATACGAATAGTTGTACTTTTGTGGATGTGTGCGTGAGCACATTTGCGAGAAATTAGGGATGAGCTTCAGGCGATTACCGTTTCTTTAGGCATATCAAATTTGCAatcgaattttaaatttgaatttaaaactattttgtattaaaatttgtaattgttttaccTGCAAGGATCCGGCAATTGTCAATCAAAGACGTATTGGCAGCGGCCGCTTCAACCATTCCACAAAGTGGCCCTACAGCAGTGCGGACTACCATCCGTACAATAAAACCAAACCCCATCTGGATGAAGCAAACTTGAAACATCAGAACGGCGGCAACATGACGGTTTTGCAGTTTTTCGACAACGGCGAAATATCCAGCTCCAAGATGAGCCAGCCAAATGGTCGACCCAATACACCGGTTATGGGTATGTCCAACAATCGCTCGGATAACGAGACAATGATGTCCAATGAGTCCAGCGAGGATCTCAGCCGTGCCAACGAGAATTATGTGAAGCGTGTGATGTCCGGTTTTCTGGTTGTGTCCAAGCCCAAGTCCCGTGAAACGGAGGAGCGTCACCACCGTCGCTACAGGAACCAAAACGAGGAACCAGAATGGTTCAGCTGTGGCCCAACCTCCAGGCTGGACACTATTGAGTTGTGTGGCttcgatgaggaggaggaaaagaTGCTCAAGGAGGGGCATCACCATGCCGAAATGGACAGGGatgcacaaaagcaaaaagtaaGAGGGCCTAGAATGACCAAACTGCTCTTGATCtttatattttctctctctatttcctttttttttttttagatggATCAGCACAAGTACAAGTGGTCGCATTCGGATGCGGGCATTTCACGTAACAAATTCATGCCCAAACATGataccaacaacaatcacagTGTGGAGAACATGAACAAGATGATGGGCGCTGATCAGCAttcgcatcagcatcagcattcaCAGATGCCAAAGGAGGAGAAGCGTTCTGGCGGCGGCCGTTCCTTCCAGTTTGATAAATTCAATCAGAGTTACGAGAACAACAATTACATaaacaaccaacagcagcagcagccacaacaaggAATTCCAatgcagaagcaacagcagcagacgccgcAGTCAGCAGACAGCACCAATTCCAAGTTTATGCCCTTCTTTGAACGTGAAAGAAATGGCTCATCGTCATCGCTAAATGAATTCTTCAAGCAGGCCATGACCCATCAGCCGAATACACACAAAGAGCAGCCCAAGTCCCTGCCAGGCCACATGCCATCGGTGGATCAATTGGAGGCCAAGTGGCGTCGCAATTCACTCACAACCAACAacacttctgctgctgctgcatctgggGAAACCATGCAACAGAATAATAATCCAACTGACATATTCCAAAAGCTAATTGGCTCGCTCAGTGCAtcgaaagcagcagcacagccgcagccgacTGATGCCATTTCCACATTCATTTTACAGCAGCAGGcataccagcagcagcaacagaagcagcacatgctcatccagcagcaacagcagcagaccgcCTTTCTGGCTGGACTTCAGCTGAAGGCAATCCTCGGACGCGCCGATACCCAGTTGCTCTTGCTACGTCTAACCAAAGGTAGGGAGTAATATTTGGACGTAGAATCAATGCATAAAATATCAACCCTTTTAGGTGAAATTTCCAAGCATGGCTTGCTGGTGCAGTTGGCCAATCCGCGTCTCTGCAACACTGATCGGGAGGCCATTACGGCTGTGCTGCAGTTCACCAatacacagcagcagcaacagcagcatcagcagcagctggacatgCTCTCGAGCACGGTGATTGCCAGCCAGTTGCAAAATCTTCATCACCTGACCATTGTGCAGCAGAGTCTGGCCGcgagacagcagcaacagcagcaacagaagcaacagcagcagtttccacagcagccgcagcagctgtcGCAGGAGGATCTGCAGGCTCATGCCAATCTTATAATGAGAAATGCTGTGATGAAGCGCAAAATGGAGGAACAAACATCCATGCTGATCAATGGAAGTGCTGCCGTTGGAGCCAAGAATTcggcacagcaacagcaatctcgcgggcagcagcagcagcagcgtcagaaTCGTTCGGATAGCTCGGCCAATGCTTTGCTCAATGCACTCATATCtggtaatggtaatggcaACGGGTCGCAGGCCCCAACTGGCATTGCCATCTTGGGAGGAGGACAGCTTCCTCGACGTGCCGCTGATGAGctaacgcagcagcagcagcctcactTTGCGACACAGTACAATAACAATCCATattatcagcagcagcagccacaaccaaaTCGCCAACAGAACAACCAGAAAGCACAGATGCAGGCCCAACcgcccatggccatgccatTGCCAAATGGCGTAGGTAAGtgataaaataaataagagtTCGAAGTGGCAACATAATGCTGTGTTGCCTCTCTTTATTTGCCCCCCCCTTGGTGCCGTGTCTGAGTCAGGGCAATCGTTTTATTCCCTTCGAAAGCCGAGCAAATATTCATTAAGTGCACTTTCACGtagtatttattgtttgtaaACTGGTTTTCTCGCGATGCGCCTGCAAACATTACAAACCACACAAAGTGTTCGCAAAATGCATGGGGAACTCGCAACTCGGATCGTTTGTATCTGTTGATTCAGAGTGTGTATCCGCCTCCTAAAGTTTAGTATcgttttaaacaatttataacaATCTTTTGTACACTGGAGTCGCATCATGTGTGAAAGTTTTGCACGAAAAATGCATACAGGAAAGGACAAAGAAAGCGGCTCAAGCTGCTTCAATGATTCCAGCTTATTTTCTGAATTAACTTGACATTTGGAACTGGATTTAGGACTAGAATTTATCATAGGAATATTTGAAATCTttgataatatttaaaaagagCTGCCGATAGCTTCCCTATTTGTGCACAGATCTTAATTTGCTGTGCAAAC
The sequence above is a segment of the Drosophila subobscura isolate 14011-0131.10 chromosome U, UCBerk_Dsub_1.0, whole genome shotgun sequence genome. Coding sequences within it:
- the LOC117902608 gene encoding probable galactose-1-phosphate uridylyltransferase yields the protein MQFVATEHQHRRLNPLTGTWVLVCPHRTQRPWSGQQEKAQKNELPDFDPTNPLCPGVTRPNGIQTPAYESTYVFENDFPALVEQVPAPPNSDDPLFQVAPARGNCRVMCFHPKSNLTLPTMTAAEIVVVINEWINQFNELSSKYAWVQIFENKGAAMGCSNPHPHCQIWSCSFLPTEPQLKQERLRAYYATNDRPLLGDYVERELQRRERIVIENPDWLVVVPFWATWPFETMLISRNNNKRINDLTLDQRYNLAVTIKELTTKYDNLFQCSFPYSMGWHGAPTGPEHAHASSAHWTLHAIYYPPLLRSATVRKFMVGFELLAMAQRDLTPEQAAQRLREVDGTCHYLDK
- the LOC117902592 gene encoding protein cup; the protein is MQMAETNQDGAGALKISSEGPEKPKTARQQNSFLEMTDLPSIEEVATPCEKDKEMFVYPPPPPPPTPVQAKLPSKAAPPLAMPLDHEEDEANSEKWEDPCAPPPPPPMPSHAFLSSGLGYIKLTAVKLKDALEEAITKRETSKRHQKITTEPSHQIDKVKWEAIEMLPRCSWDMLDTRGASSCMAPCMDVMVHPNNKKPAIFAQLERIIKVHRLLEKQNKTQKAISREAIPLYAAVKPHHEDEGLTLQVLSARASTPYTQPTSMLSCTAVSCDLEHDSPKKDDPLEQRPAAQHKRAPALAASKPGHVNPHKAPVRRSPVPHRTHYTRASLLDIRGEMLNALMHRSKESFVMPRIATCDDIELEARLRRMNLWRTTADSTRFRSRSNPTSNLHTNNNHNNNNECMPAFYKNKNKPQLISDESIIQSQPPQPQTEFQDPAIVNQRRIGSGRFNHSTKWPYSSADYHPYNKTKPHLDEANLKHQNGGNMTVLQFFDNGEISSSKMSQPNGRPNTPVMGMSNNRSDNETMMSNESSEDLSRANENYVKRVMSGFLVVSKPKSRETEERHHRRYRNQNEEPEWFSCGPTSRLDTIELCGFDEEEEKMLKEGHHHAEMDRDAQKQKMDQHKYKWSHSDAGISRNKFMPKHDTNNNHSVENMNKMMGADQHSHQHQHSQMPKEEKRSGGGRSFQFDKFNQSYENNNYINNQQQQQPQQGIPMQKQQQQTPQSADSTNSKFMPFFERERNGSSSSLNEFFKQAMTHQPNTHKEQPKSLPGHMPSVDQLEAKWRRNSLTTNNTSAAAASGETMQQNNNPTDIFQKLIGSLSASKAAAQPQPTDAISTFILQQQAYQQQQQKQHMLIQQQQQQTAFLAGLQLKAILGRADTQLLLLRLTKGEISKHGLLVQLANPRLCNTDREAITAVLQFTNTQQQQQQHQQQLDMLSSTVIASQLQNLHHLTIVQQSLAARQQQQQQQKQQQQFPQQPQQLSQEDLQAHANLIMRNAVMKRKMEEQTSMLINGSAAVGAKNSAQQQQSRGQQQQQRQNRSDSSANALLNALISGNGNGNGSQAPTGIAILGGGQLPRRAADELTQQQQPHFATQYNNNPYYQQQQPQPNRQQNNQKAQMQAQPPMAMPLPNGVDEFH